The proteins below come from a single Cannabis sativa cultivar Pink pepper isolate KNU-18-1 chromosome 3, ASM2916894v1, whole genome shotgun sequence genomic window:
- the LOC115709081 gene encoding iridoid oxidase — translation MDNEKLGLLFALITLLSWVSWAVIMIKRRRHRQLEKLGRLPPGPRWWPIVGNIFQLGWAPHVSFTKLAQIHGPIMIIWLGSMSTIVISSQETAREMFKNHDVVLAGRKIYESMKGKHSNEGSLITAQYGPHWRMLRRLSMTEFFVTSRLDASRAVRENCIERMVKFIEEAGACGSDPVDVGRFFFLMAFNLIGNLMFSKDLLDPKSKSGAEFFYHTGKVMEFAGKPNVADFIPIFRRVDPQGIRRNTQFHVEKAFEIAGGFIGERMESDDEKRRDFLDVLLEFRGNGMEEPSKFCSRTINVIVFEMFTAGTDTTTSTLEWAMAELLHNPKTLKKVQSELRRTISNGKKLDERDVENLPYLKAVIKETLRLHPPLPFLVPHMAMDTCQMLGYYIPKHTQILVNVWAIGRDPKTWEDPLKFKPERFLEPNMVKDYKGHHFDFIPFGSGRRMCPAVPLASRVLPLALGSLLLSFDWVLADGIKPGEMDMSERMGITLRKAVPLKVIPIPYKGQHCQDL, via the exons ATGGATAACGAAAAGCTGGGGTTACTCTTTGCACTAATAACTTTGTTATCATGGGTTTCATGGGCAGTAATAATGATAAAACGACGTCGTCATCGTCAGCTTGAAAAGCTAGGTCGGCTTCCGCCGGGCCCAAGGTGGTGGCCAATAGTAGGAAACATTTTCCAACTGGGCTGGGCTCCCCACGTGTCCTTTACCAAGCTGGCCCAAATCCACGGGCCCATCATGATCATATGGCTAGGCTCCATGAGCACCATCGTAATCTCATCCCAAGAAACAGCCCGTGAGATGTTCAAAAACCACGACGTTGTCTTAGCGGGCCGAAAGATCTACGAGTCCATGAAAGGAAAACACAGCAACGAGGGCTCTCTCATCACGGCCCAATACGGCCCACACTGGCGAATGCTGAGACGGCTTTCGATGACAGAATTTTTCGTAACGAGCCGACTCGACGCATCTAGAGCCGTTCGCGAGAATTGCATAGAGCGCATGGTGAAATTTATAGAGGAAGCCGGGGCGTGTGGGAGTGATCCAGTCGATGTGGGACGGTTTTTTTTCTTGATGGCGTTTAATTTGATTGGAAATCTAATGTTTTCGAAGGATTTATTGGACCCGAAATCGAAGAGTGGGGCTGAGTTTTTTTACCATACAGGTAAAGTTATGGAGTTTGCTGGTAAACCTAATGTTGCTGATTTTATTCCAATTTTTAGGCGTGTGGATCCTCAAGGGATCAGGAGAAATACACAGTTTCATGTGGAGAAAGCTTTTGAGATTGCGGGAGGGTTTATCGGAGAAAGGATGGAGAGTGATGATGAGAAGAGAAGGGACTTCTTAGATGTGCTTTTGGAGTTTCGAGGGAATGGGATGGAGGAGCCCTCAAAGTTTTGTTCCAGGACCATTAACGTCATCGTCTTT GAGATGTTCACTGCAGGGACAGACACAACAACAAGCACATTAGAATGGGCAATGGCTGAGCTTCTTCATAACCCTAAAACACTTAAAAAAGTTCAGTCCGAGCTGAGAAGAACAATCTCAAATGGGAAGAAGCTTGACGAGAGAGACGTAGAGAATCTCCCATACCTAAAAGCAGTCATCAAAGAAACGCTAAGGCTCCACCCTCCACTTCCATTCTTAGTCCCACACATGGCCATGGACACTTGCCAAATGCTCGGCTATTACATCCCCAAACACACTCAGATTCTCGTCAATGTTTGGGCAATAGGGAGAGACCCCAAGACTTGGGAAGACCCTTTAAAGTTCAAGCCTGAGAGATTCTTAGAGCCAAATATGGTAAAGGACTATAAGGGTCACCATTTTGATTTCATACCTTTCGGTTCCGGTCGTCGGATGTGTCCGGCGGTTCCTCTTGCCTCTAGGGTACTCCCTTTGGCTTTAGGCTCACTTTTGTTGTCGTTTGATTGGGTTTTGGCTGATGGGATTAAACCAGGCGAAATGGATATGAGTGAGAGAATGGGCATAACGCTTAGGAAAGCTGTTCCTCTCAAGGTAATTCCAATCCCTTATAAAGGACAACATTGCCAAGATTTGTAA